The proteins below come from a single Dermatophilaceae bacterium Soc4.6 genomic window:
- a CDS encoding nitrate/nitrite transporter, which produces MTAVDDSPQTTAPAPSLLTRPNRSHHLTDWDPEDTIAWEAGNKDIARRNLIWSVATEHVGFSIWSIWSVMVLFMPQAVYGFTAADKFVLVATPTLVGALLRIPYTVATARFGGRNWAVFSGIALLVPTLGTWWLVTHPGASLTTFCVVAAFAGLGGGNFASSMTNINAFYPQRLKGWALGLNAGGGNIGVPAVQLVGLLVIASLGNRRPEVVCAVYLVLLVAVSISAALKMDNLDHQTSNGRAMKDVLAHGDSWLISLLYIGTFGSFIGFGFAFAQVLNIVFTAQLTGGAAPTAAQSGAASLHAAQIAFVGPLLGSVSRIAGGKLADRVGGGRVTFWTFVGMVVSAGVLVAAGVSDDATTGAADDAQLTALIAGFIALFLLSGVGNGSVYKMIPSIFERKSRMLPGRSPEQRTHWSRSMSGALIGIAGAVGALGGFVINIVLRQSYLTSTSATTAFWIFLAFYVLAAVITYVRYVRQSHGDLVEAPAPARSTS; this is translated from the coding sequence GTGACCGCGGTGGACGACAGCCCCCAGACCACGGCGCCCGCGCCGTCCCTCCTGACTCGCCCCAACCGCTCGCACCACCTGACCGACTGGGACCCCGAGGACACGATCGCCTGGGAGGCCGGCAACAAGGACATCGCCCGGCGCAACCTCATCTGGTCGGTCGCGACCGAGCACGTCGGCTTCTCGATCTGGTCGATCTGGTCGGTGATGGTGCTCTTCATGCCGCAGGCGGTCTACGGCTTCACCGCCGCCGACAAGTTCGTGCTCGTGGCCACCCCGACCCTCGTCGGGGCCCTGCTCCGCATCCCCTACACCGTCGCGACGGCGAGGTTCGGTGGCCGCAACTGGGCCGTCTTCAGCGGGATCGCCCTGCTCGTGCCGACCCTCGGCACGTGGTGGCTGGTGACGCACCCGGGCGCCTCGCTCACGACCTTCTGCGTCGTGGCGGCCTTCGCCGGGCTCGGCGGCGGCAACTTCGCGTCGTCGATGACCAACATCAACGCCTTCTACCCGCAGCGGCTCAAGGGCTGGGCCCTCGGCCTCAACGCCGGCGGCGGCAACATCGGGGTCCCGGCCGTCCAGCTGGTCGGCCTCCTGGTCATCGCCTCGCTGGGCAACCGCCGCCCCGAGGTCGTCTGCGCGGTCTACCTCGTGCTGCTGGTCGCCGTGAGCATCAGCGCCGCACTCAAGATGGACAACCTCGACCACCAGACGTCGAACGGCCGCGCCATGAAGGACGTGCTGGCCCATGGCGACTCGTGGCTCATCTCCCTGCTCTACATCGGCACCTTCGGCTCGTTCATCGGCTTCGGCTTCGCCTTCGCCCAGGTGCTCAACATCGTTTTCACGGCCCAGCTCACCGGCGGCGCGGCCCCCACGGCAGCCCAGTCCGGTGCGGCCAGCCTGCACGCGGCCCAGATCGCCTTCGTCGGGCCGCTGCTCGGCTCGGTCTCACGTATCGCCGGCGGCAAGCTCGCGGACCGCGTCGGTGGTGGCCGCGTCACCTTCTGGACCTTCGTCGGCATGGTGGTCTCCGCCGGTGTGCTCGTGGCCGCGGGCGTCTCGGACGACGCGACCACGGGTGCGGCCGACGACGCCCAGCTCACCGCGCTGATCGCCGGATTCATCGCGCTCTTCCTGCTCTCGGGCGTCGGCAACGGCTCGGTCTACAAGATGATCCCCAGCATCTTCGAGCGGAAGTCGCGCATGCTCCCCGGACGCTCCCCCGAGCAGCGCACGCACTGGTCCCGATCGATGTCGGGCGCCCTCATCGGCATCGCCGGCGCGGTCGGAGCCCTGGGCGGCTTCGTCATCAACATCGTCCTGCGCCAGTCTTACCTCACGTCGACGTCGGCGACCACGGCCTTCTGGATCTTCCTGGCCTTCTACGTGCTGGCCGCGGTCATCACCTACGTGCGCTACGTGCGCCAGTCGCACGGCGACCTCGTCGAGGCACCGGCACCGGCCCGCAGCACCAGCTGA
- a CDS encoding molybdopterin oxidoreductase family protein has product MPSPTTATHCPYCGLQCAITLTGSTPGDLTVTPRRFANSRGGLCQKGWSSPELLRHRGRVTTPRVRRDGRLVEATWDEALDLVADGVRAAQATRGADAVALFGGGGLTNEKAYQLGKFARVALRTSQIDYNGRWCMSAAAAAGIRCFGLDRGLPFPVTDLGSAHAVLLFGANPAETMPPFLTHLSRAADAGGLVVADPRLTATAARALGGGGLHLPVRPGTDAALAYGLIHLAVVDGHVDRSFIEARTTGWEDVWSLAQEWTPDRAERVTGVAVASMRHTVERLAKARDTGRGAYVLSARGGEQHAQGTDTVTAFIALALALGLPGNPGSGYGTLTGQGNGQGGREHGQKADQLPGYRKIDDPAARAHVAEVWGIDPDDLPGPGRSAYELLDALGTDDGPSVLMVHGSNPVVSAPRATHVTGRLAALDLLVVCDFVLSETAALADVVLPVLQWAEEEGTMTGLDGRVMRRRRALSPAGQARSELEVWHDLAVRLGQPGERFPTDPRTVFDELRRASAGGPADYSAVTWERLDDGETLHWPCSTARPEGTRRLFLDAFHTPDGRARFVATVPRDPAEVTDSAYPLIGTTGRVLQHYQSGAQTRRVAELDAAAGEMFVQVHPDTAVRHGLADGDPARVVSRRGSTLARVRCSNDIRADTVFLPFHWSGEHTANHLTNPALDPTSRMPEFKVCAVRLERAS; this is encoded by the coding sequence ATGCCGTCACCCACCACCGCGACCCACTGCCCCTACTGCGGCCTGCAGTGCGCGATCACCCTCACCGGCTCCACCCCCGGTGACCTCACCGTCACCCCACGCCGCTTCGCCAACAGCCGGGGCGGCCTCTGCCAGAAGGGCTGGAGCAGCCCCGAGCTGCTGCGCCACCGCGGTCGGGTCACCACGCCGCGCGTCCGGCGCGACGGCAGGCTCGTCGAGGCGACGTGGGACGAGGCCCTCGACCTCGTGGCCGACGGTGTGCGAGCGGCGCAGGCCACCCGGGGCGCCGACGCGGTGGCTCTCTTCGGTGGCGGTGGCCTCACCAACGAGAAGGCCTACCAGCTGGGCAAGTTCGCACGGGTAGCGTTGCGCACCAGCCAGATCGACTACAACGGCCGCTGGTGCATGAGCGCTGCCGCGGCCGCCGGCATCCGCTGCTTCGGCCTCGACCGTGGGCTTCCCTTCCCGGTCACCGACCTGGGATCGGCCCACGCGGTGCTGCTCTTCGGGGCCAACCCCGCAGAGACCATGCCGCCGTTCCTCACCCACCTGTCGAGGGCTGCCGACGCCGGTGGTCTCGTGGTCGCCGACCCCCGCCTGACCGCCACGGCCGCCCGGGCGCTCGGCGGCGGCGGCCTGCACCTGCCCGTGCGGCCCGGCACGGACGCCGCCCTGGCCTACGGCCTGATCCACCTCGCCGTCGTCGACGGCCACGTCGACCGGTCGTTCATCGAGGCCCGCACCACCGGCTGGGAGGACGTCTGGTCCCTTGCCCAGGAATGGACCCCCGACCGGGCCGAGCGCGTCACCGGCGTCGCCGTGGCCAGTATGCGGCACACGGTCGAGCGACTGGCGAAGGCACGTGACACCGGGCGGGGCGCCTACGTGCTCAGTGCCCGGGGTGGGGAGCAGCACGCCCAGGGCACCGACACCGTCACGGCGTTCATCGCCCTGGCGCTGGCGCTCGGCCTGCCCGGCAACCCGGGCTCCGGCTACGGCACCCTGACCGGCCAGGGCAACGGCCAGGGTGGCCGCGAGCACGGCCAGAAGGCCGACCAGTTGCCGGGCTATCGCAAGATCGACGACCCGGCGGCCCGCGCACACGTCGCGGAGGTCTGGGGCATCGACCCCGACGACCTCCCGGGTCCCGGCCGCAGCGCCTACGAGCTGCTCGACGCCCTCGGCACCGACGACGGGCCCAGCGTGCTGATGGTGCACGGCAGCAACCCCGTCGTCTCCGCCCCCCGCGCCACCCACGTGACCGGGCGCCTCGCTGCGCTCGACCTGCTCGTGGTGTGCGACTTCGTGCTCTCCGAGACCGCCGCCCTCGCCGACGTCGTGCTGCCGGTCCTGCAGTGGGCCGAGGAGGAGGGCACGATGACGGGCCTCGACGGGCGCGTGATGCGCCGGCGCCGCGCCCTGTCGCCCGCGGGTCAGGCGCGCAGCGAGCTCGAGGTCTGGCACGACCTCGCCGTGCGTCTCGGCCAGCCCGGTGAGCGGTTCCCCACCGACCCCCGCACCGTCTTCGACGAGCTGCGCCGGGCCTCCGCCGGCGGCCCGGCCGACTACTCAGCCGTGACCTGGGAGCGCCTCGACGACGGGGAGACCCTGCACTGGCCCTGCTCGACGGCCCGCCCCGAGGGCACCCGCCGCCTCTTCCTCGACGCCTTCCACACCCCCGACGGCCGGGCCCGCTTCGTCGCCACCGTGCCCCGCGACCCCGCCGAGGTGACCGACAGCGCCTACCCGCTCATCGGCACGACGGGCCGGGTGCTGCAGCACTACCAGTCGGGCGCTCAGACCCGCCGGGTCGCCGAGCTCGACGCCGCGGCCGGGGAGATGTTCGTGCAGGTGCACCCCGACACCGCAGTCCGCCACGGACTGGCCGATGGAGACCCCGCGCGCGTGGTGAGCCGCCGGGGCAGCACTCTCGCTCGAGTGAGGTGCAGCAACGACATTCGCGCCGACACCGTCTTCCTGCCCTTCCACTGGAGCGGCGAGCACACCGCCAACCACCTCACCAACCCCGCGCTCGACCCGACGAGCCGGATGCCGGAGTTCAAGGTCTGCGCCGTGCGACTGGAGCGCGCCTCATGA
- a CDS encoding FAD-dependent oxidoreductase — MTPRHVLVVGNGMAGARLAEELRQRDPEAAALRVTVIGEERHAAYNRILLSTVVAGTITPRETRLKPDGWWAAHRIDVRPGWRVTAVDPTHRTATVCCVTPDGLPLADSAELLRWDELVLATGSTSHVPPVTGADLRAPGVVAFRSLDDCQRLVAAAASATHAVVVGGGLLGIEAARGLLLRGLRVTVVHPRSRPMERQVDADGGRILATVLRRTGAELVLGRRAASLEVTPDGRRLVLDDGSALPCDLLVLAAGVRPRTDLAASLGAEIARGIVVDDRLATSVPHVHAVGECVEHRGEVYGLVQPGWDQARVLADVLSGADVTARYDGTAALTRLKVHDIDLTCMGEVGADLHDDEHEVVTVADPRRGHYAKLVVRDHRVVGAVLLGGGDVTGAVTQLFDTGDPVPVDRVALLLGRSALGPVLDAASLAQMPGSVVICRCNTVTKAHLVGAWRAGATSRPQIAAATRATTGCGSCSSAVDGLCSWLLSSEPDESPSSAASSSSATATRPEPTPCEGAA; from the coding sequence ATGACCCCCCGTCACGTCCTCGTCGTCGGCAACGGCATGGCCGGCGCCCGGCTCGCCGAGGAGCTCCGCCAGCGCGACCCCGAGGCCGCCGCCCTGCGGGTGACCGTCATCGGGGAGGAGAGGCACGCGGCCTACAACCGCATCCTGCTCTCGACCGTCGTCGCCGGCACGATCACGCCGCGCGAGACCCGGCTCAAGCCCGACGGCTGGTGGGCGGCCCACCGCATCGACGTCCGCCCCGGCTGGCGGGTCACGGCGGTCGACCCGACCCACCGCACCGCTACCGTGTGCTGCGTCACCCCCGACGGTCTCCCCCTCGCCGACAGCGCGGAGCTGCTCCGCTGGGACGAGCTCGTGCTCGCCACCGGCAGCACCTCGCACGTGCCGCCGGTGACGGGCGCCGACCTGCGCGCCCCCGGCGTCGTCGCCTTCCGGTCGCTCGACGACTGCCAGCGCCTCGTCGCCGCCGCCGCCAGCGCCACCCACGCCGTGGTCGTCGGCGGCGGCCTGCTCGGCATCGAGGCCGCGAGGGGCCTGCTCCTGCGCGGCCTGCGCGTGACCGTCGTCCACCCCCGCAGCCGCCCGATGGAGCGTCAGGTCGACGCCGACGGGGGACGCATCCTCGCCACCGTGCTGCGCCGCACCGGTGCCGAGCTCGTGCTCGGGCGCCGGGCCGCCTCCCTCGAGGTGACGCCCGACGGACGCCGCCTCGTGCTCGACGACGGCTCCGCACTGCCCTGCGACCTGCTCGTGCTCGCCGCCGGCGTGCGCCCGCGCACCGACCTCGCGGCCTCCCTCGGTGCCGAGATCGCCCGCGGGATCGTCGTCGACGACCGGCTCGCGACGAGCGTGCCGCACGTGCACGCAGTCGGCGAGTGCGTGGAGCACCGCGGCGAGGTCTACGGGCTCGTGCAGCCCGGCTGGGACCAGGCCCGGGTGCTGGCCGACGTGCTGTCGGGAGCCGACGTCACCGCCCGCTACGACGGCACCGCCGCGCTGACCCGGCTCAAGGTCCACGACATCGACCTCACCTGCATGGGTGAGGTCGGCGCCGACCTGCACGACGACGAGCACGAGGTCGTCACCGTCGCCGACCCCCGGCGCGGGCACTACGCCAAGCTCGTCGTGCGTGACCACCGGGTGGTCGGCGCCGTGCTGCTCGGTGGCGGCGACGTGACCGGGGCGGTGACGCAGCTCTTCGACACCGGCGACCCGGTGCCCGTCGACCGGGTCGCCCTCCTGCTGGGCCGATCCGCCCTCGGGCCGGTCCTCGATGCGGCCAGCCTGGCCCAGATGCCCGGCTCGGTCGTCATCTGCCGATGCAACACCGTCACCAAGGCGCACCTCGTCGGCGCCTGGCGCGCCGGAGCGACCTCCCGCCCGCAGATCGCCGCCGCCACCCGGGCGACGACCGGCTGCGGCAGCTGCTCCAGTGCCGTCGACGGCCTCTGCTCGTGGCTGCTCAGCAGCGAGCCCGACGAGTCACCCAGCTCCGCCGCGTCCTCGAGCTCAGCCACCGCCACCCGACCCGAGCCCACCCCCTGCGAAGGAGCCGCGTGA
- the nirB gene encoding nitrite reductase large subunit NirB, whose translation MSHAPPPTPTSGEHAQRTAVLVGHGMVGHRFVEALRSRDAEARWRVVVLCEEGDPAYDRVGLSSYVGAWDRSLLALAGNDYAGDPHVQLRLGASASRIDRQAREVVVTTATGDETVPYDALVLATGSAPFVPPVPGHDHPACFVYRTLDDLDGIRAAADGAALRAAADGRTATGVVVGGGLLGLEAANALLLMGLEPHVVEFAPRLMPLQVDSGGGAVLARLIGDLGVHVHTGVGTSSITQAPDGDGLLVGLSDESTIATDLVVFSAGVRPRDLLARESGLAVGERGGILTDLGCATDDPAIWAVGECAAVEGRCYGLVAPGYSTAEVVADRLLGGEATFPGADLSTKLKLLGVDVASFGDAMGVTPGALEIVHSDAARGTYAKLVLSDDTRTLLGGILVGDAAAYTTLRSFVGREVPGDPAVLISPDGGGVDLTGSLSDDAIICSCNGVSKGTLCAAIADGACDLAELKGCTTAGTTCGGCLPTVKKLLVDAGVELSTALCEHFSQSRAQLFEIVASTGTRTFSGLVARYGTGTGCEICKPTVASILASTSSDHVLDGEQAALQDSNDHFLANIQKNGTYSVVPRMPGGEVTAEQLIVIGEIARDFELYVKVTGGQRIDLFGARVEQLPAIWQRLVDVGMESGQAYGKSLRTVKSCVGSSWCRYGVQDAVGMAVALEHRYRGLRSPHKIKFGVSGCARECAEARGKDVGIIATEKGWNLYVAGNGGTTPKHAVLLASDLDDDTLVRYIDRYLILYVRTADRLQRTAAWLEAMEGGLEHLKAVVCDDSLHIADDLEATMARHVEGYEDEWAAVLRDPVKLSRFVSFINAPQEPDPTIAFDDSSGRRVPVLLGMPAPRDDT comes from the coding sequence ATGTCCCACGCCCCGCCCCCCACCCCTACCTCTGGCGAGCACGCCCAGCGCACAGCGGTCCTCGTTGGCCACGGCATGGTCGGGCACCGCTTCGTCGAGGCCCTGCGCTCGCGTGACGCCGAAGCACGGTGGCGGGTGGTCGTGCTCTGTGAGGAGGGCGACCCGGCCTACGACCGCGTGGGGCTGTCGTCCTACGTCGGCGCGTGGGACCGCTCCCTCCTGGCGCTCGCCGGTAACGACTACGCGGGCGACCCCCACGTGCAGCTCCGGCTCGGGGCCAGCGCCTCACGCATCGACCGGCAGGCCCGCGAGGTCGTCGTGACCACCGCGACGGGCGACGAGACCGTGCCGTACGACGCCCTGGTCCTCGCCACCGGGTCGGCCCCCTTCGTGCCGCCCGTGCCGGGGCACGACCACCCGGCCTGCTTCGTCTACCGCACGCTCGACGACCTCGACGGCATCCGGGCTGCCGCCGATGGCGCGGCCCTGAGGGCAGCCGCCGACGGTCGCACCGCCACCGGTGTCGTCGTCGGAGGAGGACTGCTGGGGCTCGAGGCCGCGAACGCCCTGCTGCTGATGGGCCTCGAGCCGCACGTCGTGGAGTTCGCGCCCCGGCTGATGCCGCTGCAGGTCGACAGCGGCGGTGGCGCGGTGCTGGCCAGGCTCATCGGTGACCTCGGCGTGCACGTCCACACCGGCGTCGGCACGTCGTCCATCACGCAGGCTCCCGACGGCGACGGTCTGCTCGTGGGTCTCTCCGACGAGAGCACCATCGCCACCGACCTCGTCGTCTTCTCCGCCGGGGTCCGCCCCCGCGACCTGCTGGCCCGCGAGTCGGGGCTCGCGGTCGGCGAGCGCGGCGGCATCCTCACCGACCTCGGCTGTGCGACAGACGATCCCGCGATCTGGGCTGTCGGCGAGTGCGCCGCCGTCGAGGGCCGGTGCTACGGCCTCGTGGCCCCCGGCTACTCCACCGCCGAGGTCGTCGCCGACCGCCTGCTGGGCGGCGAGGCCACCTTCCCGGGAGCCGACCTGTCCACCAAGCTCAAGCTGCTCGGGGTCGACGTCGCCTCCTTCGGCGACGCCATGGGCGTGACGCCCGGCGCCCTGGAGATCGTGCACAGCGACGCAGCCCGTGGCACCTACGCCAAGCTCGTGCTCTCGGACGACACCAGGACGCTCCTGGGCGGCATCCTCGTCGGTGACGCGGCGGCGTACACGACGCTCCGCTCCTTCGTCGGGCGAGAGGTGCCCGGCGATCCCGCGGTCCTGATCTCACCCGACGGGGGCGGGGTCGACCTGACGGGGTCGCTGTCCGACGACGCGATCATCTGCTCCTGCAACGGGGTCAGCAAGGGCACACTCTGCGCGGCGATCGCCGACGGGGCCTGCGACCTGGCCGAGCTCAAGGGCTGCACCACCGCCGGCACCACCTGCGGCGGATGCCTGCCGACGGTCAAGAAGCTGCTCGTCGACGCCGGCGTCGAGCTCTCGACGGCCCTGTGCGAGCACTTCAGCCAGTCGCGGGCCCAGCTCTTCGAGATCGTCGCGTCCACCGGCACCCGCACGTTCTCCGGTCTGGTCGCCCGTTACGGCACCGGCACCGGGTGCGAGATCTGCAAGCCCACCGTCGCCTCCATCCTGGCCTCGACCAGCAGCGACCACGTGCTCGACGGTGAGCAGGCCGCGCTGCAGGACAGCAACGACCACTTCCTGGCCAACATCCAGAAGAACGGCACCTACTCGGTCGTCCCGCGGATGCCTGGTGGCGAGGTGACCGCCGAGCAGCTCATCGTCATCGGTGAGATCGCCCGCGACTTCGAGCTCTACGTCAAGGTCACCGGGGGCCAGCGCATCGACCTGTTCGGCGCGAGGGTCGAGCAGCTGCCGGCGATCTGGCAGCGCCTCGTCGACGTCGGCATGGAGTCGGGACAGGCCTACGGCAAGTCGCTGCGCACGGTGAAGTCGTGCGTCGGCTCCTCGTGGTGCCGCTACGGCGTGCAGGACGCGGTCGGGATGGCCGTCGCGCTCGAGCACCGATATCGGGGGCTGCGATCGCCGCACAAGATCAAGTTCGGCGTGAGCGGCTGCGCCCGCGAGTGCGCCGAGGCCCGCGGCAAGGACGTCGGCATCATCGCGACCGAGAAGGGCTGGAACCTCTATGTCGCCGGCAACGGCGGCACGACCCCGAAGCACGCGGTGCTGCTGGCCTCCGACCTCGACGACGACACGCTCGTGCGCTACATCGACCGCTATCTCATCCTCTACGTGCGCACCGCCGACCGACTGCAGCGCACGGCTGCGTGGCTCGAGGCGATGGAGGGCGGGCTCGAGCACCTGAAGGCCGTCGTCTGCGACGACTCGCTGCACATCGCCGACGACCTCGAGGCGACCATGGCCCGACATGTCGAGGGCTACGAGGACGAGTGGGCCGCTGTGCTGCGCGACCCGGTCAAGCTCTCGCGCTTCGTCTCCTTCATCAACGCCCCGCAGGAGCCCGACCCGACCATCGCCTTCGACGACAGCAGTGGTCGCCGGGTGCCGGTGCTCTTGGGGATGCCGGCACCCCGCGACGACACCTGA
- the nirD gene encoding nitrite reductase small subunit NirD, which yields MTIIDQDRRTATSDESAYWVPACAFAALVPGRGVAVLLPDGRQVALFLLDDDTLQAVGNLDPYTGAAVMSRGLTGDRAGEPTIASPLLKQVFSLRDGRALDDERITLPTYAVRVEEGLVQVGWSEQA from the coding sequence GTGACCATCATCGACCAGGACCGCCGCACGGCGACGTCCGACGAATCTGCCTACTGGGTGCCCGCGTGCGCCTTCGCGGCGCTCGTGCCCGGACGAGGGGTCGCGGTGCTGCTGCCCGACGGGCGCCAGGTCGCGCTCTTCCTGCTGGACGACGACACGCTGCAGGCGGTCGGCAACCTCGACCCCTACACCGGAGCGGCCGTGATGTCGCGCGGTCTGACCGGAGACCGCGCCGGTGAGCCGACGATCGCCTCACCCCTGCTCAAGCAGGTCTTCTCGCTGCGTGACGGGCGCGCGCTCGACGACGAGCGGATCACCCTGCCGACGTATGCCGTCCGGGTCGAGGAGGGTCTGGTGCAGGTCGGCTGGTCCGAACAGGCCTAG
- a CDS encoding uroporphyrinogen-III synthase — MVHDSREPESSTPDDSTSSPLAGFRIAVTSDRRSADLVSAFERRGASVLHAPALRIAPVDHDDVLTQDTRAVIKARPDRVVVTTAYGMRRWMEASDAVGLGDELMKVLAASRIIVRGPKGRGAVRAAGLDDDGIAVDERTSTCVDMLLERGVQGLTVAVQLHGYADVDQLRRLEAGGARVITVAPYRWMPPHDSERLQRLIEAVCARQVDLVTFTSAPAVDALVSTAGELGCADELVDAMRVDVVAAAVGPVTALPLQELGIEPIVPERFRLGALIRIVSEHLCTERVMRVETALGPVQLRGCSVVLGDQSVTLAPGPLAIFKALAVAGGAVRSRDQLMATMPAAAGAGAEHALDVAMSRLRQSLPDAGLVSTVIKRGYRLTV, encoded by the coding sequence ATGGTCCACGACAGCCGAGAGCCCGAGTCGTCCACCCCGGACGACAGCACGTCGTCACCGCTCGCGGGCTTCCGCATCGCGGTGACGTCCGACCGGCGCAGCGCCGACCTCGTGTCGGCGTTCGAGCGGCGGGGAGCCTCGGTCCTGCACGCGCCGGCGCTGCGGATCGCGCCGGTCGACCACGACGACGTCCTGACGCAGGACACCCGGGCGGTGATCAAGGCCCGCCCCGACCGCGTGGTGGTCACCACGGCGTACGGCATGCGCCGCTGGATGGAGGCGTCCGATGCGGTCGGGCTCGGCGACGAGCTGATGAAGGTGCTCGCCGCCTCGCGGATCATCGTGCGCGGGCCGAAGGGGCGGGGCGCCGTGCGGGCTGCCGGGCTCGACGACGACGGAATCGCGGTCGACGAACGCACCTCCACCTGCGTCGACATGCTGCTCGAGCGTGGCGTGCAGGGGCTGACCGTCGCGGTGCAGCTGCACGGCTACGCAGACGTGGACCAGCTGCGGCGGCTCGAGGCCGGTGGTGCGCGGGTCATCACCGTGGCGCCCTACCGGTGGATGCCGCCGCACGACAGTGAGCGGCTCCAGCGGCTGATCGAGGCGGTCTGCGCCCGCCAGGTCGATCTCGTCACCTTCACCAGTGCGCCGGCGGTCGACGCCCTGGTCAGCACGGCCGGCGAGCTGGGCTGCGCCGACGAGCTCGTCGACGCCATGCGGGTCGACGTGGTCGCTGCGGCAGTGGGCCCGGTGACGGCACTCCCGTTGCAGGAGCTGGGTATCGAGCCGATCGTGCCCGAGCGCTTCCGCCTCGGCGCGCTCATCAGGATCGTCTCCGAGCACCTCTGCACCGAGCGGGTGATGAGGGTCGAGACGGCCCTCGGGCCGGTGCAGCTGCGCGGGTGCTCCGTGGTGCTGGGTGACCAGTCGGTCACCCTGGCCCCGGGGCCCCTGGCCATCTTCAAGGCCCTCGCCGTCGCGGGGGGCGCGGTGCGCTCCCGCGACCAGCTGATGGCGACCATGCCCGCCGCGGCCGGGGCCGGGGCCGAGCACGCGCTCGACGTGGCCATGTCGCGGCTGCGGCAGTCGTTGCCCGACGCCGGCCTGGTGTCCACCGTGATCAAGCGCGGCTACCGGCTGACGGTCTAG